A window of Thermococcus sp. LS1 genomic DNA:
CGAACACCTTCGGCCAGGTCACGGTAGGCATAGCCACCGGCAAGGTCTCGAAGGACATACTGGCGTTGTTCTTCCTCGGTATCGGCTGTAACTGGCTCGTCAACGTCGCAATATGGCAGTCAGCCAGAGTTCAGGACGGTGCCGGCAAGATACTTGCCATATGGTTCCCAATCTTCGCCTTCGTTGCCATAGGCTTCGAGCACGCCATAGCCAACATGTGGGCCATTCCAACTGGCATACTCCTCAGCGACTACGCCATAACCTGGACCCAGTTCTTCCACAACATAATCCCAGTAACCTTCGGTAACGCCGTCGGTGGCTTCCTCTTCGTGGCCTTCTACTACTGGTACCTCAGCCACCCAGAGCTGACCACGGACAGGATGATCAAGGAAATCATCGACTTCTTCGTCGTCTTCATGGCCTTCTGGGTCGTCGCGACCCTCATCCCCGCAGGAATCGGCATAGCCCTCGACCAGGCCCTTGGCAAGGGTGCCATGTACCTCGTCCCGCTGGTGCTCTCAGCCTACTACATCGGCGGTGCCTTCGTCCTCTACAAGAAGGCCAGGCTGGCCTGACGACTTTTTCCTTTTTCCATCCATCGTGAGAGGTGAGAAAAATGCTCGAAAGCACGTTCATGACGCTCATGAAGCTCATCATTCCCCTTTACATAGCCGCGTTCGTCATCTATGCCGTTAGGGCCTTTAAAGGGCCAAGTATTCCAGATGTTATCCTCGCAGTGGACTGTATGAGCTTTGATATCGCAGCCTTTATGGCCATCCTGGCAGTCTACTTCAAGTCCACCTTCCTCGTAAGCGGCGCAATAACACTCACCCTCTGGGCCTACCTGCTGGACATCTACGTCGCCAAGCACTTGGCTAGGGGGGAGGTGGGAGCATGAGCGAGATACTCTTCTACATTGGAGCAGTCATGATAATCATCGGCGGCATCTGCGACCTCTTCGGAGCTATAGGCTTACTCCGCTTCCCCAACTTCTACGTCAGACTGCACGCTGCAACAGTTGGAACGATTGGCGGAGCGGTGGTTCCCCTCTTTGGCGTTGCCCTG
This region includes:
- a CDS encoding formate/nitrite transporter family protein, yielding MAETKEKILYGVDTTFEAVAKKATPKFKTTPGRLLFAGFMAGAFIAFGFLLAVVAAAGYSPKLFPDTGNISAFKILLGAVFPVGLIAVILAGADLWTGNVQFLSSAKAKGYADFKCVLYNWFGSYGGNFIGSIFLALLAVPLTGLFGHVGDPNTFGQVTVGIATGKVSKDILALFFLGIGCNWLVNVAIWQSARVQDGAGKILAIWFPIFAFVAIGFEHAIANMWAIPTGILLSDYAITWTQFFHNIIPVTFGNAVGGFLFVAFYYWYLSHPELTTDRMIKEIIDFFVVFMAFWVVATLIPAGIGIALDQALGKGAMYLVPLVLSAYYIGGAFVLYKKARLA
- a CDS encoding monovalent cation/H+ antiporter complex subunit F encodes the protein MLESTFMTLMKLIIPLYIAAFVIYAVRAFKGPSIPDVILAVDCMSFDIAAFMAILAVYFKSTFLVSGAITLTLWAYLLDIYVAKHLARGEVGA